In one window of Eggerthella guodeyinii DNA:
- the trmFO gene encoding methylenetetrahydrofolate--tRNA-(uracil(54)-C(5))-methyltransferase (FADH(2)-oxidizing) TrmFO, with translation MSQSVTILGAGLAGSEAALQLADRGVRVRLVEMRPAVPTPVHVTGCCAELVCSNSLKSEKPDSAAGMLKRELAELGSRLYAQAKAHAVPAGGALAVDRAAFAAAVTALVEAHPLIQLVHEEAVDLAQAAEGADALVVASGPLTSDALAASLARFAGEESLAFYDAAAPIVMADSLDYGKLFRQSRYEEAGADVGDYLNAPFSREEYDAFIDELVSAERVIRRDFETRDLFQACQPIEEIARKGHDAPRFGTLKPVGLTDPRTGRRPWAALQLRAEDAHGSSYNLVGFQTNLTFPEQRRVFRLIPGLEHAEFARLGVMHRNTFVDAPRLLDANLRLRTPEAERLGVPVHLAGQIAGTEGYCEAIRSGLHVAIAVAAELAGAQAPALPRETAFGALMAYATDPATADYQPMHVNFGILPPFEQRIRNKRDRYAAYAARGAEALAAYREALAARGLAPDADGQPEAAS, from the coding sequence CGTAACCATACTGGGTGCCGGCCTCGCGGGGAGCGAGGCGGCGTTGCAGCTCGCCGACCGCGGCGTGCGGGTGCGTCTGGTCGAAATGCGCCCGGCGGTGCCCACGCCCGTGCACGTCACGGGATGCTGCGCCGAGCTCGTGTGCTCGAACTCCCTCAAAAGCGAGAAGCCCGACAGCGCCGCCGGCATGCTCAAACGCGAGCTCGCCGAGCTGGGATCGCGTCTGTACGCCCAGGCGAAGGCCCATGCCGTGCCCGCAGGCGGCGCGCTGGCCGTCGACCGCGCGGCGTTCGCCGCCGCGGTGACCGCGCTCGTGGAGGCCCATCCGCTCATCCAGCTCGTGCACGAGGAGGCCGTCGACCTCGCGCAGGCCGCCGAAGGCGCCGACGCGCTCGTGGTGGCCTCGGGCCCGCTCACGTCCGATGCGCTGGCCGCGTCGCTCGCCCGTTTCGCGGGCGAGGAGTCCCTCGCGTTCTACGACGCCGCGGCGCCCATCGTCATGGCCGACTCGCTCGACTACGGCAAGCTGTTCCGCCAGAGCCGCTACGAGGAGGCCGGCGCCGACGTCGGCGACTACCTCAACGCGCCGTTCTCGCGCGAGGAGTACGACGCCTTCATCGACGAGCTGGTGAGCGCCGAGCGCGTCATCCGCCGCGACTTCGAGACCCGCGACCTGTTCCAGGCCTGCCAGCCCATCGAGGAGATCGCCCGCAAGGGCCACGACGCGCCGCGCTTCGGCACGCTCAAGCCGGTGGGGCTCACCGACCCGCGCACGGGCCGCCGGCCCTGGGCCGCGCTGCAGCTGCGCGCCGAGGACGCCCACGGCTCCAGCTACAACCTCGTCGGGTTCCAGACGAACCTCACGTTCCCCGAGCAGCGCCGCGTGTTCCGCCTCATCCCGGGGCTCGAGCACGCCGAGTTCGCGCGCTTGGGCGTCATGCACCGCAACACGTTCGTCGACGCGCCGCGCCTGCTGGACGCGAACCTGCGCCTGCGCACGCCCGAAGCCGAGCGGCTCGGCGTGCCGGTGCACCTCGCGGGCCAGATCGCCGGCACCGAGGGGTACTGCGAGGCCATCCGCTCGGGGCTCCACGTCGCCATCGCCGTGGCCGCGGAGCTCGCCGGCGCGCAGGCGCCCGCGCTGCCGCGCGAGACGGCGTTCGGCGCGCTCATGGCCTACGCCACCGATCCGGCCACGGCCGACTACCAGCCCATGCACGTGAACTTCGGCATCCTGCCCCCGTTCGAGCAGCGCATCCGCAACAAGCGCGACCGCTACGCCGCCTACGCCGCGCGCGGTGCCGAAGCGCTCGCGGCGTATCGCGAGGCGCTGGCCGCGCGCGGCCTCGCGCCCGACGCGGACGGCCAGCCGGAGGCGGCCTCATGA
- a CDS encoding tyrosine recombinase XerC, translated as MTVGDGSSSLRVDPLDCDPRMVELIDAFCHAMRVERNASVHTLRAYRIDLMDFARWAFRERIDLLAATHRQLRRYLGELDRAQYSRTTVNRRLSALRSFFRWLNVTGITDEDPAGILQGPKQPKSLPHVIRASDMVKLLTVYGKRDIAGREREQSSVDARNQALLEFLYACGARVSEASGLLAANVDFGSGQVKVFGKGSKERIVPLHDMAVSSMRAYATWARPLILRDRTCDYFFVSTRGNRMGTDAIRKMFKEALRQAGLDETLSPHDMRHTFATDLLDGGADLRSVQEMLGHASLSTTQIYTHLSPGRLKQVHARTHPRG; from the coding sequence ATGACCGTAGGCGACGGCTCGTCGTCCTTGCGCGTCGACCCCCTCGACTGCGATCCGCGCATGGTCGAGCTGATCGACGCGTTCTGCCACGCCATGCGCGTGGAACGCAACGCCTCGGTGCACACGCTGCGCGCCTACCGCATCGACCTCATGGACTTCGCGCGCTGGGCCTTCCGCGAGCGCATCGACCTCCTCGCGGCCACGCACCGCCAACTGCGCCGCTACCTGGGCGAGCTCGACCGCGCGCAGTACTCGCGCACCACGGTGAACCGCCGCCTGTCGGCGCTGCGCAGCTTCTTCCGCTGGCTCAACGTCACCGGCATCACCGACGAGGACCCCGCGGGCATCCTGCAAGGGCCCAAGCAGCCGAAGAGCCTGCCGCACGTCATCCGCGCGTCGGACATGGTGAAGCTGCTGACGGTGTACGGCAAGCGCGACATCGCCGGGCGCGAGCGCGAGCAGTCGTCGGTCGATGCGCGCAACCAGGCCCTGCTCGAGTTCCTGTACGCGTGCGGCGCCCGCGTGTCCGAGGCGTCGGGCCTGCTGGCCGCCAACGTGGATTTCGGCAGCGGGCAGGTGAAGGTGTTCGGCAAGGGGTCGAAGGAGCGCATCGTGCCGCTGCACGACATGGCCGTGTCGTCCATGCGCGCCTACGCCACGTGGGCCCGACCGCTCATCCTGCGCGACCGCACGTGCGACTACTTCTTCGTGTCCACGCGCGGCAACCGCATGGGCACCGACGCCATCCGCAAGATGTTCAAGGAGGCGCTGCGCCAGGCGGGCCTCGACGAGACGCTCTCGCCGCACGATATGCGCCACACCTTCGCCACCGACCTGCTGGACGGCGGCGCCGACCTGCGCAGCGTCCAGGAGATGCTCGGGCACGCCAGCCTGTCCACCACGCAGATCTACACCCATCTCTCCCCGGGCCGCCTCAAGCAGGTGCACGCCCGCACCCACCCCCGCGGGTAG
- a CDS encoding response regulator transcription factor, with translation MARIFVVEDDASLRDELMRLLELQGHTPLTSTAFDRVADDVLAEAPDCVILDLKLPGTGGHTVCRDLRRASQVPIIMLTSSDSEFDEVMSMNLGADDYVTKPYNPAVLLARIQSVLRRSQSAEPPARIAHRGVVLDVARGRVEHDGRTVDLTRNELKILHMLMANHDAIISRQELMVELWQSDAFIDDNTLTVNINRLRKSLGSIGVPDDFLITRRGQGYVV, from the coding sequence GTGGCACGTATCTTCGTCGTGGAGGACGACGCATCGCTGCGCGACGAGCTCATGCGCCTGCTGGAACTGCAAGGCCATACGCCGCTGACCAGCACCGCGTTCGATCGGGTGGCCGACGACGTCCTGGCCGAGGCGCCCGACTGCGTGATCCTCGACCTCAAGCTGCCCGGCACGGGCGGCCACACCGTCTGCCGCGACCTGCGGCGCGCGAGCCAGGTGCCCATCATCATGCTCACCTCGTCCGACAGCGAGTTCGACGAGGTCATGAGCATGAACCTGGGCGCGGACGACTACGTCACCAAGCCCTACAACCCCGCCGTGCTGCTCGCGCGCATCCAATCGGTGCTGCGCCGCTCGCAGAGCGCGGAGCCGCCGGCGCGCATCGCGCATCGCGGCGTGGTGCTCGACGTGGCGCGCGGGCGGGTGGAGCACGACGGGCGCACCGTCGACCTCACGCGCAACGAGCTCAAGATCCTCCACATGCTCATGGCGAACCACGACGCCATCATCTCGCGCCAGGAGCTCATGGTCGAGCTGTGGCAGTCCGACGCGTTCATCGACGACAACACGCTGACCGTGAACATCAACCGCCTGCGCAAGAGCCTGGGCAGCATCGGCGTGCCGGACGACTTCCTCATCACGCGCCGCGGGCAGGGATACGTGGTGTGA
- a CDS encoding sensor histidine kinase, with product MTLSAYLKDRAASIAIAVACALALGCMVAVLGAGADASVLAACIVLACAALALAVGFVRRRAFYRDLEQVVGDLDRTYYVTSLIEPPDFLEGRLAYEALQAAGKAAADDVAAHKQQAEAYRDYIELWIHEIKTPIAAATLMASDLHGPQASRLKGELDRIEGYVEQALYYARSTSLAQDYAIRETGLAEAVREAVRKHARYLIDRGVSPVVDVPEDARVFADAKWLAFVIGQLVANAAKYGATTLRFSVREEGAGTSDERTVLEVADDGWGVPAGDVPRVFERAFTGENGRRGGSSTGMGLYLVAELCAKMGLAVALASEEGSGTRVLLAFPHDRRRLDLHR from the coding sequence ATGACCCTGTCCGCCTACCTCAAGGACCGCGCGGCCTCCATCGCCATCGCCGTCGCATGCGCGCTCGCGCTGGGCTGCATGGTGGCCGTGCTGGGCGCCGGCGCCGACGCGTCGGTGCTGGCGGCGTGCATCGTGCTGGCGTGCGCCGCGCTCGCGCTCGCCGTGGGCTTCGTGCGGCGCCGCGCGTTCTACCGCGACCTCGAGCAGGTGGTGGGCGACCTCGACCGCACCTACTACGTCACGTCGCTCATCGAGCCGCCCGACTTCCTCGAAGGGCGGCTGGCCTACGAGGCCCTGCAGGCGGCGGGGAAGGCCGCCGCCGACGACGTGGCCGCGCACAAGCAGCAGGCCGAGGCCTACCGCGACTACATCGAGCTGTGGATCCACGAGATCAAGACGCCCATCGCCGCCGCGACCCTCATGGCCTCCGACCTGCACGGGCCGCAGGCCTCGCGGCTCAAGGGCGAGCTCGACCGCATCGAAGGCTACGTGGAGCAGGCGCTGTACTACGCGCGCTCCACCTCGCTCGCGCAGGACTACGCCATCCGCGAGACGGGCCTCGCCGAGGCCGTGCGCGAGGCGGTGAGGAAGCACGCGCGCTATCTCATCGATCGCGGCGTGTCGCCGGTGGTGGACGTGCCGGAGGACGCCCGCGTGTTCGCCGACGCGAAGTGGCTGGCGTTCGTCATCGGGCAGCTCGTGGCGAACGCGGCGAAGTACGGCGCGACGACGCTGCGCTTCTCCGTGCGGGAGGAGGGCGCGGGCACGAGCGACGAGCGCACGGTGCTCGAGGTGGCCGACGACGGCTGGGGCGTGCCGGCCGGCGACGTGCCGCGCGTGTTCGAGCGCGCCTTCACCGGCGAGAACGGGCGGCGCGGCGGATCGTCGACGGGCATGGGGCTGTACCTCGTGGCCGAGCTGTGCGCGAAGATGGGGCTGGCCGTGGCGCTGGCCTCGGAGGAGGGTTCGGGCACGCGCGTGCTGCTGGCGTTCCCGCACGACCGCCGCAGGCTCGACCTGCACCGATGA
- a CDS encoding ABC transporter ATP-binding protein, with protein sequence MTEVYATPQTDPAARSGAAAPSLGNRPILSVRQIEKVYGNRDSVTHAINDISFDVAPGEFVGIMGPSGSGKTTLLNCVATIDTVTSGHILVDGRDITGLRSRALAKFRRDDLGFIFQDSNLLDTLTGFENIALALTVKGEPTATIKPRVQAIARTLGVEEVLGKYPYQMSGGQRQRIAASRAMVADPKLVLADEPTGALDSRSATVMLETLSMMNADLHATIMMVTHDSFAASFASRILFIKDGMVFNEIRRGATSRTDFFNRIMEVVTFLGGDVRDAG encoded by the coding sequence ATGACCGAAGTCTACGCGACTCCGCAAACCGACCCGGCGGCGCGCTCGGGCGCCGCGGCCCCGTCTCTGGGGAACCGCCCCATCCTGTCGGTGCGCCAGATCGAGAAGGTGTACGGCAACCGCGACTCCGTCACCCACGCCATCAACGACATCAGCTTCGACGTGGCGCCCGGCGAGTTCGTGGGCATCATGGGGCCGTCGGGCTCCGGCAAGACGACGCTGCTCAACTGCGTGGCCACCATCGACACCGTGACGAGCGGCCACATCCTCGTCGACGGCCGCGACATCACGGGCCTGCGCTCCCGCGCGCTCGCGAAGTTCCGCCGCGACGACCTGGGCTTCATCTTCCAGGACTCCAACCTGCTGGACACCCTCACCGGCTTCGAGAACATCGCGCTCGCGCTGACGGTGAAGGGCGAGCCCACCGCCACCATCAAGCCGCGCGTGCAGGCCATCGCGCGCACGCTGGGCGTGGAGGAGGTGCTGGGCAAGTACCCCTACCAGATGTCAGGCGGGCAGCGGCAGCGCATCGCCGCCTCGCGCGCCATGGTGGCCGACCCGAAGCTCGTGCTGGCCGACGAGCCCACCGGCGCGCTCGATTCGCGCAGCGCGACGGTGATGCTCGAGACCCTGTCCATGATGAACGCCGACCTGCACGCCACCATCATGATGGTCACGCACGACTCGTTCGCGGCCTCGTTCGCCAGCCGCATCCTGTTCATCAAGGACGGCATGGTGTTCAACGAGATCCGCCGCGGCGCCACGAGCCGCACGGACTTCTTCAACCGCATCATGGAAGTGGTGACGTTCTTGGGCGGTGACGTGCGCGATGCTGGCTAA
- a CDS encoding FtsX-like permease family protein — protein MLAKLAFRNIRRSVKDYGVYFVTLVFGVAVFYAFNSVTSQSILFDLEDTATASVFDMTGQMLGMFSVVIACVLGFLVLYANGFLIRRRKQEFGTYLMLGMNPRSVSAIVLMETVAVGLVSLVVGLLLGFALSQGLSFVTAGLFNIQMTQYRFVFSTDAFLLTLGCFVLIFAVTGLFNTLSIRRYKLIDLLSARSRNARFRVRNPWISLVAFVAAVGVVAWAYLTLIDNGLLQFDEGFWRATALMVAGTFLFFWSLAGFALAVIERTRGVYFKGLAMFTMRQIASKVNTAFVSLSVVCIMLFFSLTVFSTGMGLARAFSGNVEDGTLYDATLTANVYLNAGGVHDEEALASMSEEDREYQQVADEKAAAVTADAEAYGWDIAAKLADSSPTWDQLVERSVQIDAFVSADASYGELMDRYGHDTGNEKQNEALHGQGVTLIAESQFNALAELTGRPTVDLGEDGFAVNNTLDAMKALSEAVSREGETLEAGGRTLTATGELRSQPLEDAAFSASGAEFIVPDSVIADLRAQGAVPDQSLLNLMYKTSRTEGDKLLQQMLGEASPANPEVAASGWAFSPKPWPVTLSFTAEEVIVQSSGMNLMISYLALYIGFVFLIATAAILAIQQLSETSDSLGRYQVLAEIGCDRRMIFRSLRTQVLVYFLVPLALALCHTVCAVGIISDAVLVQLGVSVLEPALMTGVLVGVVYGAYLLVTYYASRGIIRASLGKKLLG, from the coding sequence ATGCTGGCTAAACTCGCCTTCCGCAACATCCGCCGCTCCGTCAAGGACTACGGCGTGTACTTCGTCACGCTCGTGTTCGGCGTCGCGGTGTTCTACGCGTTCAACTCGGTGACGAGCCAGTCCATCCTGTTCGACCTCGAGGACACCGCCACGGCCAGCGTGTTCGACATGACCGGGCAGATGCTGGGGATGTTCAGCGTGGTCATCGCCTGCGTGCTGGGATTCCTCGTGCTGTACGCGAACGGGTTCCTCATCAGGCGGCGCAAGCAGGAGTTCGGCACGTACCTCATGCTGGGCATGAACCCCCGCAGCGTGTCGGCCATCGTGCTCATGGAGACGGTGGCGGTGGGCCTCGTGTCGCTCGTCGTGGGGCTGCTGCTGGGCTTCGCGCTGTCGCAGGGGCTGTCATTCGTGACGGCGGGGCTGTTCAACATCCAGATGACGCAGTACCGCTTCGTCTTCTCCACGGACGCCTTCCTGCTGACGCTCGGCTGCTTCGTGCTCATCTTCGCCGTGACGGGGCTGTTCAACACGCTGTCCATCCGGCGCTACAAGCTCATCGACCTGCTGTCGGCCCGCTCGAGGAACGCGCGCTTCCGCGTGCGCAACCCGTGGATCAGCCTCGTCGCGTTCGTCGCGGCCGTGGGCGTGGTCGCGTGGGCGTACCTCACGCTTATCGACAACGGCCTCCTGCAGTTCGACGAGGGGTTCTGGAGGGCCACGGCGCTCATGGTGGCAGGCACGTTCCTGTTCTTCTGGTCGCTCGCGGGATTCGCGCTCGCGGTGATCGAGCGCACGCGCGGCGTCTACTTCAAGGGCCTGGCCATGTTCACGATGCGCCAGATCGCCAGCAAGGTGAACACCGCGTTCGTGTCGCTGTCGGTGGTGTGCATCATGCTGTTCTTCTCGCTCACCGTGTTCTCCACCGGTATGGGCCTGGCGCGCGCCTTCAGCGGCAACGTCGAGGACGGCACGCTCTACGACGCCACGCTCACGGCGAACGTGTACCTCAACGCGGGCGGCGTCCACGACGAGGAGGCGCTCGCGAGCATGAGCGAGGAGGATCGCGAGTACCAGCAGGTCGCCGACGAGAAGGCGGCCGCCGTGACCGCCGACGCCGAGGCCTACGGCTGGGACATCGCCGCCAAGCTGGCGGACTCCTCGCCGACGTGGGACCAGCTGGTCGAGCGTTCCGTCCAGATCGACGCCTTCGTGAGCGCCGACGCGTCGTACGGCGAGCTCATGGACCGCTACGGGCACGACACGGGCAACGAGAAGCAGAACGAGGCGCTGCACGGCCAGGGCGTCACGCTGATCGCCGAGTCGCAGTTCAACGCGCTGGCCGAGCTGACGGGGCGGCCCACGGTGGACCTGGGCGAGGACGGCTTCGCCGTGAACAACACGCTCGACGCCATGAAGGCGCTGTCGGAGGCCGTCTCGCGCGAGGGCGAGACGCTCGAGGCGGGCGGGCGTACCCTGACGGCCACGGGCGAGCTGCGCAGCCAGCCGCTCGAGGACGCCGCGTTCTCCGCGAGCGGGGCCGAGTTCATCGTGCCCGATTCGGTGATCGCCGACCTGCGCGCCCAGGGCGCCGTGCCCGACCAGAGCCTGCTCAACCTCATGTACAAGACGAGCCGCACCGAGGGCGACAAGCTGCTTCAGCAGATGCTCGGCGAGGCGTCGCCCGCCAACCCCGAGGTCGCCGCGTCCGGATGGGCGTTCTCGCCGAAGCCCTGGCCCGTGACGCTGTCGTTCACGGCCGAGGAGGTGATCGTCCAGTCGAGCGGCATGAACCTGATGATCTCGTACCTGGCGCTGTACATCGGCTTCGTGTTCCTCATCGCCACGGCGGCCATCCTGGCCATCCAGCAGCTGTCCGAGACGAGCGACTCGCTCGGGCGCTACCAGGTGCTCGCCGAGATCGGCTGCGACCGCCGCATGATCTTCCGGTCGCTGCGGACGCAGGTGCTCGTGTACTTCCTCGTGCCGCTCGCGCTGGCCTTGTGCCACACCGTGTGCGCCGTCGGCATCATCAGCGACGCGGTGCTCGTGCAGCTGGGCGTGTCGGTGCTCGAGCCCGCGCTGATGACCGGCGTGCTGGTGGGCGTCGTGTACGGCGCGTACCTCCTGGTCACGTACTACGCCAGCCGAGGCATCATCCGCGCCTCGCTCGGCAAGAAGCTGCTGGGCTAG
- a CDS encoding helix-turn-helix domain-containing protein, which produces MGSAIRERREGQSLSQQKLALMIGSSKSHIWRIESGRVSVGLDDLGRIADALDVQVRDLFSF; this is translated from the coding sequence TTGGGAAGCGCGATACGCGAGCGACGGGAAGGCCAGAGCCTGTCGCAGCAGAAGCTCGCCCTCATGATCGGCAGCAGCAAATCGCACATCTGGCGCATCGAATCCGGGCGCGTGAGCGTGGGCCTCGACGACCTCGGCCGCATCGCCGACGCGCTCGACGTGCAGGTCCGCGACCTGTTCTCGTTCTAG
- a CDS encoding CpsD/CapB family tyrosine-protein kinase, translating to MMKMFKKKLKSPREGATRPEQRNAMSTLYANLGFMSVDRPLRTIVVTSSVPNEGKTTVAVGLAQVMAASGKRTLLVECDLRRRSLAGRLEAHAPVGLCAVVMGEAEPRQAIVGTRQPRLHFLDAEAGVASPVDILDSERFRRLLGCLAARYDHVVIDTPPVGTFVDAAVIAQAADATLLVVREGFTERASVESASDQLRKAGANVVGTVMNCCDAAVSSYYAAYEDREG from the coding sequence ATGATGAAGATGTTCAAGAAAAAGCTGAAGTCCCCGCGGGAAGGCGCGACGCGCCCGGAGCAGCGCAACGCGATGAGCACGCTGTACGCGAACCTGGGGTTCATGAGCGTCGATAGGCCGCTGCGCACGATCGTGGTGACGAGCTCGGTGCCGAACGAGGGCAAGACGACGGTGGCCGTGGGGCTGGCGCAGGTGATGGCCGCCTCGGGGAAGCGGACGCTGCTCGTGGAGTGCGACCTGCGCCGCCGTTCGCTGGCGGGCAGGCTCGAGGCGCATGCGCCCGTCGGGCTCTGCGCCGTCGTGATGGGCGAGGCGGAGCCGCGGCAGGCCATCGTGGGCACCCGCCAGCCCCGCCTGCACTTCCTCGACGCCGAGGCGGGCGTGGCCAGCCCCGTCGACATCCTCGACTCCGAGCGCTTCAGGCGGCTGCTCGGCTGCCTGGCCGCGCGCTACGACCACGTGGTGATCGACACGCCGCCGGTGGGCACGTTCGTGGATGCGGCCGTCATCGCCCAGGCGGCCGACGCGACGCTGCTCGTGGTGCGCGAGGGGTTCACCGAGCGCGCGAGCGTCGAGAGCGCCTCCGACCAGCTGCGCAAGGCGGGCGCGAACGTGGTGGGAACGGTCATGAACTGCTGCGACGCCGCCGTGTCGTCCTACTACGCCGCCTACGAGGACCGCGAGGGGTAG
- a CDS encoding nitrous oxide-stimulated promoter family protein, giving the protein MTQQDSPKTAQRRVREKRTISQMVALYCADNHDAAARTETAHCGEAVCPDCARIDAYAVLRTERCRKMDVKTSCDECENHCYKPEERERIRAVMRYAGPRMLKKHPVAAIRHLLGK; this is encoded by the coding sequence ATGACCCAGCAGGACAGCCCGAAGACCGCCCAGCGCCGCGTTCGCGAGAAGCGCACCATCTCGCAGATGGTGGCGCTGTACTGCGCCGACAACCACGATGCGGCCGCCCGCACGGAAACCGCCCACTGCGGCGAGGCCGTGTGCCCCGACTGCGCGCGCATCGACGCCTACGCCGTGCTGCGCACCGAGCGCTGCCGCAAGATGGACGTGAAGACCTCGTGCGACGAGTGCGAGAATCACTGCTACAAGCCCGAGGAGCGCGAGCGCATCCGCGCCGTCATGCGCTACGCCGGCCCCCGCATGCTCAAGAAGCACCCCGTGGCCGCCATCCGCCACCTGCTGGGAAAATAA
- a CDS encoding PTS sugar transporter subunit IIC/EAL domain-containing protein: MNAVLAWFARVEDVMAFKAIRQGLILTIPVVLIGSFSLIFLNLPVPGYQDFLAATPLFRNLFDVSYAATLGIFSLYVSVAIALRYAHAYAGRYGDFFTQGAPFAALASYLMFVGFGSDGFDKVVLSTRSLFIAIVCGLVSSVIYCRLVRMRRKRRYGDSIDGVFNQALTALVPIGVIVALFAFANVAVSMLFDVDSVEELFFAGVSALFPLASATLGSGLLYLLMNNVMWFFGIHGGNMLDGVAQSIFVPGTAANAAALAAGGEPVQIVTKTFLDVFASIGGAGALLSLLVAILLFSRRRNVRRLSAFAALPMAFNVSEIMLFGLPVVWNPMLFVPFIAVPLVNMVVAYAAMAAGIVPPTIVDVSWTTPPVVGGYLATGSMAGGVLQLACIVLGAAIYLPFLRRYERVADEREREEYRALLDALMDAERAGVGIELTELPGAVGAFATSLAEDVRTAVERRAFALRYQPQFDTAGRAVGAEALLRFEHPAYGMVYPPLVIELAQEMGVLDDLERAVFARGLDDAARIEQLAHAGAVHERFSVSINATARLLQSDGGVRFIIDGVRAHGLDGGRVVVEATEREALRWDDGASALLEQLVDAGIPLAIDDFSMGRTSFQYLETSVFSVVKLDGTIAKGVLENERYADIVASITRLSSQLGFTVLAEYVETAEQRDLLERLGCSFFQGYLYAPALPFDEMVERVRLAPEGERADRGLARSAR; encoded by the coding sequence GTGAACGCAGTGCTCGCGTGGTTCGCGCGCGTCGAGGACGTCATGGCGTTCAAGGCGATCCGCCAAGGCCTCATCCTCACGATCCCCGTCGTGCTCATCGGGTCGTTCAGCCTCATCTTCCTCAACCTGCCAGTGCCGGGCTACCAGGACTTCCTCGCCGCCACGCCCCTGTTCCGCAACCTCTTCGACGTGTCGTACGCGGCCACGCTCGGCATCTTCTCGCTGTACGTGTCGGTGGCCATCGCGCTGCGCTACGCGCACGCCTACGCCGGCCGCTACGGCGACTTCTTCACGCAGGGCGCGCCGTTCGCCGCGCTCGCGTCGTACCTCATGTTCGTGGGCTTCGGCTCCGACGGGTTCGACAAGGTGGTGCTCAGCACCCGCTCGCTGTTCATCGCCATCGTGTGCGGCCTCGTCTCGTCGGTGATCTACTGCCGCCTCGTGCGCATGCGCCGCAAGCGCCGCTACGGCGACAGCATCGACGGCGTGTTCAACCAGGCCCTCACCGCGCTCGTGCCCATCGGCGTCATCGTGGCGCTGTTCGCCTTCGCCAACGTCGCCGTGTCCATGCTGTTCGACGTCGACAGCGTGGAGGAGCTGTTCTTCGCCGGCGTGAGCGCGCTGTTCCCCCTGGCGTCGGCGACGCTGGGCAGCGGGCTTCTGTACCTGCTCATGAACAACGTCATGTGGTTCTTCGGCATCCACGGCGGCAACATGCTGGACGGCGTGGCCCAAAGCATCTTCGTGCCCGGCACTGCGGCCAACGCGGCGGCGCTCGCGGCGGGCGGCGAGCCGGTGCAGATCGTCACGAAGACGTTCCTCGACGTGTTCGCCTCCATCGGCGGGGCCGGCGCGCTGCTGTCGCTGCTCGTGGCCATCCTGCTGTTCAGCCGGCGGCGCAACGTGCGGCGGCTGTCGGCGTTCGCGGCGCTGCCCATGGCGTTCAACGTGAGCGAGATCATGCTGTTCGGCCTGCCCGTGGTGTGGAACCCCATGCTGTTCGTGCCGTTCATCGCGGTGCCGCTCGTGAACATGGTGGTCGCCTACGCGGCCATGGCGGCGGGGATCGTGCCGCCCACGATCGTGGACGTGTCGTGGACCACGCCGCCCGTGGTGGGCGGCTACCTGGCCACGGGATCGATGGCGGGCGGCGTGCTGCAGCTGGCGTGCATCGTGCTGGGCGCGGCGATCTACCTGCCGTTCCTGCGGCGCTACGAGCGCGTGGCCGACGAGCGCGAGCGCGAGGAGTACCGCGCGCTGCTGGACGCGCTCATGGACGCGGAGCGCGCGGGGGTCGGCATCGAGCTGACGGAGCTGCCGGGTGCCGTGGGCGCCTTCGCGACGTCGCTCGCCGAGGACGTGCGCACGGCCGTCGAGCGGCGGGCGTTCGCGCTGCGCTACCAGCCCCAGTTCGACACGGCGGGCCGCGCCGTGGGCGCCGAGGCGCTCCTGCGCTTCGAGCATCCCGCGTACGGCATGGTGTACCCGCCGCTCGTCATCGAGCTGGCGCAGGAGATGGGCGTGCTCGACGACCTCGAGCGGGCCGTGTTCGCGCGCGGGCTCGACGACGCGGCGCGCATCGAGCAGCTCGCCCATGCGGGCGCCGTGCACGAACGGTTCAGCGTCAGCATCAACGCCACGGCGCGCCTGCTGCAAAGCGACGGCGGCGTGCGGTTCATCATCGACGGCGTGCGCGCGCACGGCCTCGACGGCGGGCGCGTGGTGGTGGAGGCCACCGAGCGCGAGGCCCTGCGCTGGGACGACGGCGCCTCGGCGCTGCTCGAGCAGCTCGTCGACGCGGGCATCCCGCTGGCCATCGACGACTTCTCCATGGGGCGCACGTCGTTCCAGTACCTCGAGACGAGCGTGTTCAGCGTGGTGAAGCTGGACGGCACCATCGCGAAGGGCGTGCTGGAGAACGAGCGCTACGCCGACATCGTGGCGTCCATCACGCGCCTGTCGAGCCAGCTGGGCTTCACCGTGCTGGCCGAGTACGTGGAAACCGCCGAGCAGCGCGACCTGCTGGAGCGGCTGGGATGCTCGTTCTTCCAGGGCTACCTGTACGCGCCCGCGCTGCCGTTCGACGAGATGGTCGAACGCGTGCGGCTCGCGCCGGAGGGGGAGCGCGCGGACCGCGGGCTGGCCCGTTCCGCGCGCTGA